The proteins below come from a single Lates calcarifer isolate ASB-BC8 linkage group LG11, TLL_Latcal_v3, whole genome shotgun sequence genomic window:
- the mylpfa gene encoding myosin regulatory light chain 11, whose amino-acid sequence MAPKKAKRRQAAGDSGSSNVFSMFEQSQIQEYKEAFTIIDQNRDGIISKDDLRDVLASMGQLNVKNEELEAMIKEAPGPINFTVFLTMFGEKLKGADPEDVILNAFKVLDPQGTGTIKKQFLEELLTTQCDRFNKDEIKNMWAAFPPDVAGNVDYKNICYVITHGEEKEE is encoded by the exons ATG GCACCAAAGAAGGCCAAGAGGAGGCAGGCAGCAGGAGACAGCGGCTCCTCCAACGTGTTCTCCATGTTTGAGCAGAGCCAGATTCAGGAGTACAAGGAG GCTTTCACAATCATTGACCAGAACAGAGATGGTATCATCAGCAAAGATGACCTGAGGGACGTGCTGGCCTCAATGG GCCAGCTGAACGTGAAGAatgaggagctggaggccaTGATCAAGGAGGCTCCCGGCCCCATCAACTTCACCGTCTTCCTCACCATGTTCGGAGAGAAGCTGAAGG GTGCTGACCCCGAGGACGTTATTCTTAACGCCTTCAAGGTCCTGGACCCCCAGGGTACTGGAACCATCAAGAAGCAATT CCTTGAGGAGCTCCTGACCACTCAGTGTGACAGGTTCAACAAGGACGAG aTTAAGAACATGTGGGCCGCCTTCCCCCCAGATGTTGCCGGCAACGTAGACTACAAGAACATCTGCTACGTCATCACACacggagaggagaaggaggagtaA
- the pheta2 gene encoding sesquipedalian-1, producing the protein MKLHEKILTHYLSCTSPVDKQGYLFKKKERNATYHRRWFVLKANLLFYQERPADRHLLGVIVLEGCAVRHSESDGQFAFSLVFEGPGLKTYRFAAADRLSQESWVKALLSASHCYLSLLVRDLGRQYEEAKQQQGSDGSHHSSSVSALKQSTTSFFFPVQGPAAVVREGRSLSAGTVLQAPSIPTRVVAKKSPKLWPRRNAHVTPLNGPAPLYGEWPLVGFNPLEDFSKLHDYYGQEVKKAREDWLRSRQAAEEKHSDGDLINLE; encoded by the exons ATGAAGCTCCATGAAAAGATTTTGACCCATTACCTATCGTGCACTTCTCCAGTAGATAAACAGGGATATCTCTTCAAAAAG AAAGAGCGAAATGCCACCTACCATCGGAGGTGGTTCGTCCTGAAGGCAAACCTGCTTTTCTACCAGGAGCGCCCGGCCGACCGACACCTGCTGGGTGTCATCGTGCTGGAGGGGTGTGCGGTAAGACACTCGGAGTCTGACGGACAGTTTGCCTTTTCCCTGGTGTTTGAGGGGCCTGGACTCAAAACCTACAGATTTGCAGCAGCGGATCGTCTGAGTCAGGAGAGCTGGGTGAAAGCTTTGCTGTCAGCCAGTCACTGTTACCTCTCCCTGCTGGTGAGAGACTTAGGGAGGCAGTATGAAG AGGCTAAACAGCAACAAGGCTCTGATGGATCCCATCACAGCTCCTCTGTCAGTGCCCTCAAACAGTCCACAACCAGCTTCTTCTTCCCTGTGCAGGGGCCAGCAGCAGTGGTGAGGGAGGGCAGGAGCCTCAGTGCCGGCACAGTTTTACAAGCACCTTCAATACCCACTCGAGTGGTGGCTAAAAAATCCCCTAAACTGTGGCCCAGGAGAAACGCTCATGTCACACCACTCAACGGACCGGCGCCTTTATATGGCGAATGGCCTTTGGTGGGTTTCAATCCACTTGAGGATTTCAGCAAACTTCATGATTATTACGGCCAGGAAGTGAAGAAAGCCAGAGAGGACTGGCTGAGGAGTCGACAGGCGGCAGAGGAGAAGCACAGTGATGGAGATCTCATCAACctggagtga
- the cd2bp2 gene encoding LOW QUALITY PROTEIN: CD2 antigen cytoplasmic tail-binding protein 2 (The sequence of the model RefSeq protein was modified relative to this genomic sequence to represent the inferred CDS: inserted 2 bases in 1 codon), with amino-acid sequence MPKRKVTFEDGNGEFDLEDDLPNKKSCEAVSGPGSRFKGKHSLDSDEEDEGEDTNSSKYDILASDDVEGQEGATIDFDEGVSITPFNLEEEMQEGHFDSEGNYFIKKEQQIRDNWLDNIDWVRIKEQPFKQKKKGLGAKRTRRAGDEDEAEEEKKREEQQADRENEEEEEETEPAEDPLASYTQHQLTEAVVELLLPGETVAAALRRLGGLRGRKKGKLRGXESEPTEEAKRDTEKLEKLTALADRLVGSGMYEIYQQTYEKLAYLMKSMTSKRPAVGKKSSGDGDEEEEDELDMFADKFDETHGGRSEDEDKRVSDEVMWEYKWDNEDNSEIYGPFTSQQMQDWVDEGYFSSGVYCRRVDQEGSQFYNSKRLDFDLYT; translated from the exons ATGCCGAAGAGGAAAGTAACATTTGAGGACGGGAATGGAGAGTTTGACCTGGAAGACGACCTCCCAAACAAAAAG AGTTGTGAGGCTGTCAGTGGACCAGGCTCCAGGTTCAAGGGTAAACATTCCCTTGATAGcgatgaagaggatgaaggtgaagacacaaacagcagcaaatatgATATTCTAGCCAGCGATGATGTGGAAG GTCAAGAAGGAGCAACAATCGACTTTGATGAGGGAGTTTCTATTACACCTTTCAACCTGGAAGAGGAGATGCAGGAAGGACACTTTGACTCAGAGGGAAATTATTTCATCAAAAAGGAACAACAGATTAGAGACAACTGGCTTGACAACATTGACTGG GTGAGAATAAAAGAGCAACCTTtcaaacagaagaagaaaggtCTTGGAGCCAAACGGACACGCAGAGCCGGTGATGAGGATGAGgctgaggaagagaaaaagagagaagagcagcaggCAGACCGagaaaatgaggaagaggaggaggagacggagcCTGCTGAGGACCCCCTGGCATCCTACACACAGCACCAGCTCACAGAAGCTGTGGTCGAACTGCTGCTACCTGGGGAGACAGTCGCTGCTGCCCTCCGTCGGCTAGGAGGCCTTAGAGGACGGAAGAAGGGAaagctgagagg agagagtgaacCCACAGAGGAGGCCAAAAGGGATACAGAAAAGCTTGAAAAGCTCACAGCTCTAGCTGACAGACTGGTTGGATCTGGGATGTATGAAATCTACCAGCAAACCTATGAAAAACTGGCCTATTTGATGAAGAGCATGACCAGCAAGAGACCAGCTGTGGGGAAGAAATCCAGTGGTGATGGTGAcgaggaagaagaagatgaacTGGACATGTTTGCAGATAAATTTGATGAGACGCATGGTGGTAGATCAGAGGATGAAGACAAAAGAG TGAGCGATGAAGTGATGTGGGAGTACAAATGGGACAATGAGGATAATTCAGAAATCTATGGCCCCTTCACCAGTCAGCAGATGCAG GATTGGGTGGATGAAGGCTATTTCAGCAGTGGTGTTTACTGCAGGAGGGTAGACCAGGAGGGATCTCAGTTCTACAACTCCAAGAGACTAGACTTTGACCTCTACACATGA